In the genome of Zobellia nedashkovskayae, the window TTTTCGCTTAGTTTTTAAATCAATATATCCTGCGGTATTAAAATTACCCTTGTTAGCGTAATATGGTCCTTTTCCAAAATCAATATTATCAATCGTCTCCGGAATGATAAAGTGCATATCTGAATATCCTTGCCCGTGAGCATGAGAAACCATATTTACAGGTAGGCCATCTACGTTAATGGCTAGGTCTGTACCGTGATCAATATCAAATCCTCTTAAGAAAATCTGCTCTGCTTTTCCTCCTCCAGCATGCTGACCGATAATCAAACCTGGAACCTTCCGTAAAATTTCTTGTGAAGATTTTACCGGGTTCGCCTTAACATCAACATTAACAAAGTTACTTAATGCATTCACTTTTGAGACAAGTACAACCTGGTCCAAAGACACTGCGGACTGAATAAGAGTAACATTTACCTTACCATCTAAAAGGTTTTCCGTTATTGTAATTTGATGGTTTTTATAACCTAAACTATAAAAATAGATGACATCCCCAATTGAGATATCATCAAGTTCAAAATAACCTGACACATTTGTATACGTATATCCGCCTGTGGTTTTATTATAGACGCCAACTCCTTCAAGAGCTATTTGGTCTGCGTTTGTTACAGTACCACTTAAATCATGGGCATTGACGCCAATGTAAAAAGTTAATAGTACTATAATTGTAATATATTTTTTCATCGTATAAAGATTGATAGTATTAAGGGCACAAGCATGTTACCCCATAAAGGAACATATGCAAAGCCTTGATACTAAGTCGTTAATTTTTAAAAAAAGTAGGGATTGAATCCTATATGTAAGTGGGGAGGACTACTTGCCGCGGTGGCTCTTCCAAGATGGTAGAATGGCCTAATTTAAGGCTGTTTTCTATGGATTTAAAATTTTGTGAATGTCTAACAGGCAGTATAACGCTTTGGCCCCAATAATCTGTGGTTATATGTTTATCAAACTTAAAATCAGCAAGCAGCGTATCTTTTGATGATTCATTAGTGTTGGAAGCTTCAAAAATGGAATCAATGATTTTAATCAATTTGTGTTCGTGGTTATTTGCTTCGGTAACATGCTCGTGGTCATAATGCGTATTTTCATTATCTGAAAAAGAGTCATGACCAAGAACGGTATCAGGCATCTCTAAGGCGTGTGAAACTACATGAAATGCAGTGCCTATTTGTTGATGTAAAGGATTGAGAACATAGCATAGAGCTATTACCAAAGCTATATATTTTATAAGCTCTGGTCTGGTAAAAGCACCGGAATGTTCTTTTTTGCGTTGCATACAATTCTACTTACGTAAACAGGGTACAAAAGGTTTTACTCTTCTAAAAGAGATTTTAATGTTTCTTCTATATAATTTGAATATTCTGCAATAGTAGGCATTTCAAATATCTTATTTAATGGGAAATTATATTCTATTTCTTCGTTAATACGTGCAGTAACACGGATGGCGGCCAGTGAATGGCCTCCTAAATTAATAAAATCATCATGAATTCCAACTTTATTCAATTGCAGAACCTCTGCCCAGATTTTCTCCAAGAGTTCATCAATTTCATTTCTTGGAGCAGTGTACGAGGTATTCATAGCCAATTGAACTATAGAAATATTTTTCAGTCCATTTTTGTCTATTTTTCCATTTTGGGTAAGGGGCATTTCATCTACATGTTTATAAATTGCAGGTAGCATATAGGCAGGTAATTTCTTTGCTAAGAAATTTTGAATCTCTTTTATTGCTATATCTTGTTTCCCGGTATAATAGGCAACCAATTTCGAGTTGTTTTCCCATTGAGTTTGTGATGATTTATATCCTATTTCCTCCATTATTCGCAACACTTCTTTCTCATCTATAACTTCGTTGATTTCCTCTAGACTTTCATCTCTTGTTTTATGACCTAATCTCACATCCCAACTATAAGGGAAAGAATAGTTACTATACCCTAAATCTTTTTTATGCACATAAATACCAACTTGGTTAATCAAACAATTTGTTGATCTTCCTGTGTCCGTTGGGCGTATCCAACCGGCTTTATCTTTTAAATAAATTAGCATTTCTTCCAAGCTAACATCACTGAATCTATAAAAATCTACAAATTCTACTTTTTCAAAAACACTTTCGTCTTCAAATATAGATACATCTAGGAGTCGTTTTACAGCATCGGACTCTTGGTGATACAGTTTTCTCGCCTCTAGAATAGTATCATCTATTTTAGTAGTATCTAGGTCTTCATCCCAAAAAAGTTCTTCGGTAAGTCTGGTTTCAAAAAATTGTCCGCGACTAAGACCGGTAACAATAAACGGAATTTTCTTTTCAAGTGCTATTTTGGTGCTAAGCGTATAAATAGTCTTAAAACAACCATTACATACATTGTGGTGTTGGTTTAAGCTATCCACAAATATTTCATTCATATGTGGGGTTTGGCCATATACATGATCTACACCTAGTTTCTTGACTATACGGTCTACGTTTGCTTTGGCCTGCTCCGATATATAACCGTTATCCATTGTAAAAGCCAATACTTTTAAACCCATGTTAACTAATCTAGCTAGTACATAAGTACTGTCCTTACCACCACTTAAAAGTGAAATACAATCATAATTAGGGCTTGCCTCTCTTTTTGATGACAATAAGGAGACTAATTGTGCGTCATTCTTAAAATAGCGTTCGGTTTTGTCTTTGTATGTTTCAAAAGCCGTGCAAAGATGACATACACCATTTTCATCAAAATCGGTATTTGGATAGTTAGAAGGTAGGCCGCATTTGGTACAGTTTACCACTTTATCTTCTGGAGTTGTTTTTTTACTTTCCACTAATACAACAGCGCAATTCTCTATATCAGGAAATTCGGTTAGGTTACTTTCTATATCCGATAGTTCTATACGATATCCTCTAAGTTTTACTTGCTCATCTGAACGGCCCAGATATTCATAACTCCCGTTTTTATTAATTCTAACCAAATCTCCCGTACGGTACATTTTTTTACCAGAAACAAATGGATTTTCAATAAACTTTTCGGCAGTTAAAGAGGTGTCGTTGGCGTAGCCATCCGAAAGTCCTAAGCCACTTAAATAAAGTTCACCTACAACACCTTTTGGAACTCTATTTTTATATTCATCTAAAATATAAGCAGACATATTAGAAATAGGCAACCCAATGGGTACTGTAGCATTCGTATGCGTACTTTGATCGTATTCTGCTACAATACATCCCACTGTAGCTTCCGTAGGTCCATATTCATTATATATCTTAAGTTCGGCAGGGAATGCCTCTTTTATAGTTTTTGCCAGATTAGATTTTAGTTCTTCACCGCCTACAATCATGGTATGGATATATGAAGCACTTAGTTCTTTCTCTTTAAAAAGTGCTAAATGAGAGGGCGTCAATTTTATGCAGTTAACAAAATTATCATCTAAAACTTTCAATAAACTAATATCAGGTCCAGTTACCGATTCTTTATAAATATTAATTCTTCCACCACTTACAAATGGCAAGAATGTAGAGGTAATGGTAAGGTCAAAACCTATGGATGTAAATAAAGGAAAAATCGATTTTTCATTAGTGTGATATGCATTCTTTGCCCAAAAAATATAATTAGAAAGTGCTTGTTGTGAAATAAGGACACCTTTTGGTTTTCCTGTACTTCCCGAGGTATACAGTATATACGCCAAACTTTCAGGGGTAGGCTGTATCTGTAAATTAGTAGAAGGCTGTCCGTCTATAATTGAACTCTCCTTTTTAACATCCAGAATACCAATATCCGGAATATCAATCTTTGAAATAAGGTAGCTCTGACTAAGTAAAAGAACACTCTTTGAATTGGAGATAATATATTTTACACGTTCCGTAGGTTGGTCGGAAGCAATTGGAATAAAGGCAGCACCAGTTTTAAGAACAGCGAGTACACTAATTATATAATCGGAACTTCTGTTGAAATGAAGCGCAATTCTACTTTTTTCATTAATGCCCTTAGTTTTTAGATAGTGGGCTAGTTGGTTCGCTTTTTTGTTTAGTGAGTTGTAGGTAAGAATTTCATTTACAAAATGTAACGCTACAGAATTGGGAAAACTATTTGTATTTTCTTCAAAACTTTGAATTATTGGTTTGAATGGAGTAGATAATTCTTCAACAGGCAGTGCGTCCCCAGGAGCTGTGTCTAGCAATCCTGGCTTTCGTATTGATTGTTCAAAATTTTCTAAAAAAGCATCTAAAAGGTTTAGAAAATGAACAGGGATTTCTTCTGCTGTAGTATCGCAAAAAGTATTGCAATTTATATCGAAGGCTATTTTGAACTCACCACTTTTATTCATGTCATATACATGGGTACGGAGGGCGTGACTACTGTCTATATGGTCAGAATGGAGCCAATCTGTTTTAGTAGGGAGGCCATTAAAATCTGGAAAATCAGCGTGTATAAAGTTCAAAACGGTATTAAAGCTATTATTTGTTTGAGCTGTAGCACTCCCAGGACGTGCGTTTCTTAAATAATTATTGGTCTCTATTTTAATACGGTTAAACAGACTTATGAAAGTGTCTTTATCTTCAAGATCAATGACTAATGGAAGTACTTCTATAAAAAGTCCAGCAGTTTTTTGAAATTCTCTGGTAGTCCTATTATGCGCCGGCGCACCAATGGCTATCGTTTCTTGACCACTTATCCTGTGGATATAGGTGGAATATAACGTGAGAAATATGTTGAAAAGGGTTAAATCTTCCGTCCATCCTTTAAATTCCTTACGGTTGGCTAATTCACGGAGTTGTTGTGAACGCTGTGTACCGAGGTCTAAAGTGATTCGTCTTGCCGCGGTGCTATTGTCAATCTTTTCTCCGTATAGCTGAGGTTTTTCTACGAGATTTTTTGTCTTTTCTTCCCAATACTTATTACTATCGTTATTGGTACTGGTAGTACTTTGTTCATGTTCAAATTTGATGTAATCTAAAAACGAAGGGAAACTTTCTATGGTTGCCCCATTACTAGTTATTTCGGTTGTATATAAAGAACTCATACGCCGGTAGAGAATGGAATTAGATACTGCGTCTGTTACCAGATGATGCAATTTTAAAAACCAGACATAATTGTTTGGTCCTGTTTTTATTAAAACGGTATCAAACACTCGTTTGGAAATGTCCATGAGCTGCAAGGTGCGTTCATATAACCATTTGTCAATAGTTGTATTATTTTGATGATGAGTGAGGTCTATAAATTCTAATGAAAAATCTACTTCACTGCGAACAGTCTGATTTGGAATTCCTTTTTCTTCGGAAAAAATCATTCGAAGTATATCCGTTGTTTTAAGTAACTGTTGAAATGCTTTCTCAAATGTTACCTTATCTATAGCGCCAGTAATCTCAAAAGTATAAACCACATTATGAAGGGGAACATTGGGATGCATTTTTTGACCTGCCCACAGAGCAGATTGACTTTTTGTAAGTGCTAAAAATGTATCTTTTTGTTCGTTCATCATAATTGTACTTTCTTCAAATCAAAACTCTATTTACTTGCTATATACTTCAAAATATGATTTACGGTCATGAAGTTTTCTATGGTCATATCTTCCGGAGCTACCTTTATGTTCGCTTCATTCTCAATAAAGAGTACTAATTGTACCATACCTAATGAATCAACTAAACCGCTACCTAAAAGGTCTTCGTTTATATCTATTTCCTCAACTACTTCAGTAGCTAGTTTACTTTTAATATAGCTTATGATTTTATTTTCCATAATTGGTTTTCTTCCAATAGTTTGCTTATTTCTTTGCGGCTTATTTTACCTGAGCTAGTTCTAGGAAAATCATCCATAAACTCAATAGTTTTAGGAATGGCATAGGAGGGAAGTTCTACTTTGCAGAATTCCATGAGGTAAGTAAGATTTATAGAAGCATCTTTTGATGGTTTAATGACCGCAACTAATTCTTGAACTTCTTCATCTTTTCCTAATACCAATACAGCTACTTCTTCAATGTCTTTATGTTTTAAGAGAGTAAGTTCTATTTCGTCTAGCTCTACACGATACCCCCTAAGCTTAATCTGTCTGTCGTTTCTTCCTAGAAACAATAGTTCTCCGCGGTTGTTCAGTTTTACTAAGTCGCCAGTTTTATAATAAATATGGTTATAACCGCTGGCTATAGTCTCTTTATGAAAAGATTGTTGCGTTAGGGATTTATTGTTCCAATAACCCTGCATCATTGTTGCGGAGCGTATAGCCAATTGGCCAGTTTCATTTGCGGGCACGTCCTTATTATTCTCATCAAGTATTTTGTACTCCGTGTTGGCCCAGACATTCCCGATAGGAATGGGTTCATCTGTTTTGGGTGGTTCAAGCACGTGGTAGTAAGTACACAAAATAAGCTCAGCCGGCCCATATAAATTACTGAATCGTGCATGTGGCCATTCCTTCATTAGAGCCCTTAGGTGCTTGGTTATAAAAACTTCACCGGCAAAGAGCACCCATCTAAGAGTACTAAAATCATGTTTGCCCAAAGTACCACTGTTCAACAATTGTATTAACATAAGTGGAACGGAATACCAGATTGTAATCCGCTCTTTTGAAATAAGGGAACTTAAACTGGCCGGCATTTTTAAATGGGCATCAGGTATGATTACCGTGGTAGCACCAACTAAGGGTGCTACAAAATAACCAAAAGTAGAAGGGTCAAAATGTAGGGGTGCCGGATTCCCAAATATATCGTCTGAGTTAAAGTCATAGGTGTCCGCAGCAATTTTAGCCAAACTTAGACCACTATAGTGTGTATGCATAATGCCTTTTGGCATACCTGTAGAGCCTGATGTATATAATATAAAGGCTAAATCCTGCTCTAAAATGGCAGGAGGTACATAATCATCCAACTCAATAGAAAAAATATCGTCCCAAGCTACAGATGGAATAGAATTTTTAGGGGTGTCTCCAATTATCTTATTTAAAGTGCTTTTTTCATTTAAAAGGGTATCAACTTTTCTTCTTTTCGTTGTTGTGGTAATCAAACTACTAATTTGGCAATCATTTATAATTGCAACTGTTTTATGTATTGGGGCCGCTGTATCTAGTGGTACATAGACTGCACCAGCCTTAAGAATACCATAGAGTGCAATAGACGTTTCGAGACACCTGTTCATGAAAATCCCTACACGGTCGCCTTTTCTTATGCCAATGGAAATTAGATATGAAGCTAGCTGGTCCGTTTTCTTATGAAGGTCACCATAGGATATGGTTTCCTCCAAATAGCGAAAAGCTTCACGGTTGGGTGATGCTATAGCTACCTTTTCTACAAGTTGTGGTAGGGTATAAATTGACTTCAAATTAATGGTTTAGTTATTAGGATACCAAGAACCACAAGAATTTCGATCAATATCAAAAATCTTCTTATTCATAGCGTAGCTAATATAATTTATGCTTGTGAATTTATCAAGGAAAAAATCAATCTAATAACAGATTTATAGGTCGATCATCGAAAAATTATAAGTATTTGAAGCTATTTATTAGAAATAATGAATTTTAGAGCTATTTTTTTAAAAGTTTTTTATTGGAAAGCAGATGTTGATGTTGGGTAGGTTTACACCATTAAGATAGCGCTTTAGAAATAAGTATCCCTAAGTCTTAATACTACAAAAAATGGTTCTACCTGATATTGAGTGCCTGAAATCGAAAAAATAAGGACAACTATAAAATAATTTTCTATATTGACAGCGCTATGAAAAAACTAATACTGTCTATTATCTTTGGCCTTTTTCTTTTGGCCCCTTTGGTAACGTTTGCCCATCAACCAAAACAAAGTTTAATTTACCTAAGAATTTATGAAAAGACAGGAATAGAGGGTCGCTTTGAGGTTAACGCTAACGAACTTAATAGTGTTTTTGGTTTGGATTTAGGCTTGCATCCAGGTATAGATAAGGTTAGGCCATACCAAGATAGAATTCAGGCTTATTTATTGGATAATGCTAAATTTTCATCAGAACTTGGTTCATATAAAATTGTGTTTACCGGTGAAATATCAAAATTAAATTTATCGTACGGTGATTTTATAAATTTCCATTTCCGGCTTGAAAACTCTGAGAACCTACCTGATAGTCTTACATTGGACTATGATGCTTTCTTTGATGAAGATCCTTCACACATGTGCCTTGTGGCCATGGAATATAACTGGAAAGCGGGTTTAATAAATAATGAACATATTGTTGCACTATATCTCTCTGAAGGGGAGCGAGAAGGCACTTTTTCCATAAAGGAAACTTCCCTATGGAAAGGCTTCCTGGCTATGGTAAAACAAGGGATTTGGCATATCTGGATAGGGATAGACCATATTTTATTTCTACTAGCTTTGATTCTTCCATCGGTAGTAAGAAGACGTAAGAAAGATGGTGTTACGGGAGAACCTATTACTAATGGCGAATCTGGAATTTGGGGATGGGTGCCGGTAAAGAATTTTAGACCAGCTTTTATATATATTCTTAAGATAGTTACCTTTTTTACAATTGCACATACCATTACATTAAGTCTAGCATCATTGGAAATCATTACACTGCCTTCTAGAGTAGTAGAATCCATAATAGCTTTCTCTGTAGGCCTTGCCGCTTACCACAATATTAGACCTATATTCCGAGGGGAAGATTGGGTTATAGCTTTTGTTTTTGGTCTATTTCACGGTTTTGGTTTTGCTAGTGTCTTGGGAGATTTAGGTTTCAAAGGTGAATACCTTTCGTTGTCATTAGTAGGCTTTAATGTAGGAGTAGAAATAGGACAAATTGCAATAATCGCATTAATTTTCCCAATCTTATATTTCATAAGAAACAACAAATTTTACTCAAAATTAATGGTGTGGCTTTCTGTACTTTTAATAATTGTATCTGCATATTGGCTTATTGAACGAGCCTTTGATATTGATTTGCCATTGGATGAAATAATCAATAGAAACATATTATACCCTATGGCGAATTTTGTTGGTTTGAAGTAAATAACTCACAGAATCTAGCATTTGGAAAAGAGCACAGATAAAAATTCATTATTGAACCGATGGAAAAATCGGGAAGCAAAGGATTCTGCTTTATTACAGATATCCAAGGCTCCTGCAGATGCTCAAATTCCATTATCTAGCGGCCAACAGCGTATATGGTTTTTGCAACAGCTATATACGGACAATCCTTTCTATAACTATTCTGAAGCGCTTACTTTTGAAGGAGATTTGAATGTTGAGGTGCTGAAGAAAAGCCTAAACCAATTATTCTTGGCTAACGAGGTTTTAAGGTCTTATTACCCTGCTATTCATGGCAGTGCAGTTTCAAAAGTTGATGATACTATTCCAAACCTTGTTGAGTTTGATCTTAGTCATTTAACTGAGATTGAAGCGAAAAAAGAGGCTGACACTATAATGCGAAAGCAGTCTTCCAGAGTGTTTGAATTATCTGAGCCCGGTCTGGTCAGGGTTTCGCTATTAAAATATTCAACCCAAAGATTTGTATTGTTTTTTACATTACATCATATTGTAATAGATGAATGGTCTATTGATGTGCTGAAACAACAGTTGGCAGATTTTTATCTTAAACTTATAGCGGGGAGTCCTTTGGAATCTTCAGCTGAAACCATTCAATTTTCGGATTATGCCTATTGGGAACGAACTACGCCAATTGATGAAAAACAGCTTGATTATTGGAAAAACACCCTATCGGGGAATCTACCCATATTAAATCTTCAAACGGATAGTACTAGACCAGCAAGAACTGCTTTTAGAGGGAAGCAGCAAGCGCTTCCGCTTGATATAAAACTGTCATCGGACATTTTAAACAATTCAAAACAGCTTGGTACTACGCCATTTGTTTTTCTGCTCACAGTATATTATGTTTTATTATATAGATACACAGGCCAGTCAGATATTCTTGTGGGAACGCCTATTGCTAGTAGGAATGTAAAATCACTTGAAAAAGTGCTTGGTTTTTTTATTAATACGGTGGTACTGAGGAGTGCGGTGGATAACAGAAGTAGTTTTTTGGACTTGATTGAAGTCGTCAAGAAAAATACACTTTCTGCTTTTTCAAATAAGGAAGTACCTTTTGATGTTTTAGTAAAGGAATTAAAAGTAGAACGATCTCTAGCCGTGAGTCCATTTTTTCAGGTGATGTTCTTGTACCATTCGGCAACAGAAACACCTTCTTTTGGCTCTGATTTAAGACTGATAGATGAAGCTGAATTTGATACGGAAGTTTCTAAGTTTGATTTAACCTTGTCCATATCGGAATCCAATGGACTACTCTCTTTGGCCTTTGAATATGATACAGATTTGTTTGAAGCGGCTACTATTTCTCGTTTTCTATCGCATTATAAAATGTTATTGAAAGGAATAATTGCTAATCCAAATGAACACATAGGTGATCTGCCAATGATGTCTTTTGAGGAAGAAAAGGTTTTACTTCCCGTACCGACAGAAAAAGAAAATCATTTCAAATCATATAAAGCAATACATCACATTATATCTGATGTAACGCGTCAGTTCCCTCTATATAAAGCATTGACTTTTAATGAGACATCTATAACTTATCAAGAGCTTGATGAGCACGCAAATATAATCGCACACGCTATTCTTCAAAAAAAGAAGAAACGAAACGAGGTGGTTATGCTCTGCATGGATAGGTCTATAGAAATGATAGTTTCTATGTTAGCTATTCTTAAAGCCGGATGCGCTTATTTACCCATGGACCCGAAATATCCCATGGAAAGGCTAAATTTCATTTTAGAAGATGCAGATTGTAATATTGTAGTAACCCATAGCAGTTTGGCAAGTGTTTTTGATTTAACGAACAAAAACATCATTTTGGTTGATAAAATGGAAGCTAATAAAACAATGGACGTCATCTTACCGGAAGTCCGAGAAGATGATTTGGCATACATAATTTATACTTCAGGAAGTACTGGACAACCTAAAGGAGTGCCAATAACTCATAGGAATATTATCAATTCAACTGCAGGGAGACTGGACTTCTATCCTCAAAATCCCAGTGCGTTCTTGTTAATGTCTTCAATTTCGTTTGATAGTTCCAAAGCAGGTATCTATTGGACGCTTTGTACAGGAGGTAATCTTATACTTACTGAAAATAGAATTGAACAAAATATTACGAGAATAGAGGACTTGGTACAAAGCCATAAAATTAGTCACACGCTTATGCTTCCAACTTTATATAAAGTAATTCTTGAGCATGGCAATTTAAGCAAATTAGAAAGTCTTAGCACGGTAATTGTGGCGGGGGAAGCGTGTACGCGAGCCCTTGGTAATCTTCATTTTAGAAATTTGCCGGATACGGGCCTGTATAACGAATACGGTCCTACGGAGGCTACAGTTTGGTGCATAGCTCATAAGATTGAAAAAACCGAAGATTCTGATATGGTTTCAATAGGTAAGGCAGTTGCCAATGCAGAGGTGTATGTGCTTAATGAATCAAAAAAACTAGTGCCGTATGGTGCTGTAGGAGAAATATATATTGGTGGACCAGGCGTATCAAAAGGGTACATCAATAGAACAGACCTCACTGAAAAAGTGTTTTTAAACAACCCTATAAAAAAGGGTTCAAATGAGAAAATTTATAAAACGGGAGACCTAGGTAGGTATAGAAATGATGGTACAGTTGAATTTCTAGGAAGAGTGGACCATCAAGTTAAGGTGCGTGGCTTTAGAATTGAGTTAGATGAAGTAGAAAAAACTATATCCGAATATGACTCCGTAAGCGTTGCAGTGGCTATGGTGGAAGACAACAAGCGTCTAATAGCTTATGTTGTAGCGAGTGAGGGTGTTAAGATTGATGACCTTAAGCGCACTCTGAAAGCCAAACTGCCCGATTATATGGTGCCTACTAGAATAATTCAAGTAGACGAGTTTCCTATTCTACCCAATGGTAAAGTAGATAAAGTACGTTTGTCCTTAATCCAGCCATCTGTGGAAGAATTAGATGAGACAACGATTGAACTTCCGGCCACGGAACTAGAAATGAAAATGGCGTCTATTTGGATAGAAGTTCTTGGTTTACCGTCTATAGGTGTTCACGAGAATTTTTTCGACATTGGAGGGGATTCCATTTTAAGTATACAAGTGATTTCGAAAGCGAAAGCGGAAAACTTAGTAGTATCTCCTAATCAATTATTTGAGCATCAGACTATTTCAGAGCTCACACGTTACTTAGAGGAGAAAAATATACAGAAAACGAAAGTTTTTGATAAAACAGAATTCAAGCATCTTGTGCCTATTCGTTCAAGTGGAACAAAACCACCTTTATTTTGTTTGCATTCTGGGGGTACACACTTCTTTTATTACAATCAGTTTGCCAACCATTTAAATCCGGACCGTCCGGTTTATGCCCTTCAGGCTTCGGGTCATGAAGATGAGCTTGTTTTGCATAAGAGCGTCCATGAGATGGCGATAGATTTTATAAAAGAAATTAAGAAAGTACAACCTCAAGGTCCGTATCATTTTATCGCATATTGTTATAATACGGCAATCGGTATGGAGGTTACGCGGTTATTGAGTGAAACTAATGATAGAGCTAATCTCATCATTGCAGATACTATGGCAGATTATCTTAGTCTGTTTGCGCCGTCTCAAACTAACGTTAGAACATCTGCGCTATTAAAACGGTTAAAGGCCAACCCTATAAAAACTGTTGACCGATTTGTAAGGTCAAAATTTATATTGCCTCTCAAGGAA includes:
- a CDS encoding non-ribosomal peptide synthetase — protein: MEKSTDKNSLLNRWKNREAKDSALLQISKAPADAQIPLSSGQQRIWFLQQLYTDNPFYNYSEALTFEGDLNVEVLKKSLNQLFLANEVLRSYYPAIHGSAVSKVDDTIPNLVEFDLSHLTEIEAKKEADTIMRKQSSRVFELSEPGLVRVSLLKYSTQRFVLFFTLHHIVIDEWSIDVLKQQLADFYLKLIAGSPLESSAETIQFSDYAYWERTTPIDEKQLDYWKNTLSGNLPILNLQTDSTRPARTAFRGKQQALPLDIKLSSDILNNSKQLGTTPFVFLLTVYYVLLYRYTGQSDILVGTPIASRNVKSLEKVLGFFINTVVLRSAVDNRSSFLDLIEVVKKNTLSAFSNKEVPFDVLVKELKVERSLAVSPFFQVMFLYHSATETPSFGSDLRLIDEAEFDTEVSKFDLTLSISESNGLLSLAFEYDTDLFEAATISRFLSHYKMLLKGIIANPNEHIGDLPMMSFEEEKVLLPVPTEKENHFKSYKAIHHIISDVTRQFPLYKALTFNETSITYQELDEHANIIAHAILQKKKKRNEVVMLCMDRSIEMIVSMLAILKAGCAYLPMDPKYPMERLNFILEDADCNIVVTHSSLASVFDLTNKNIILVDKMEANKTMDVILPEVREDDLAYIIYTSGSTGQPKGVPITHRNIINSTAGRLDFYPQNPSAFLLMSSISFDSSKAGIYWTLCTGGNLILTENRIEQNITRIEDLVQSHKISHTLMLPTLYKVILEHGNLSKLESLSTVIVAGEACTRALGNLHFRNLPDTGLYNEYGPTEATVWCIAHKIEKTEDSDMVSIGKAVANAEVYVLNESKKLVPYGAVGEIYIGGPGVSKGYINRTDLTEKVFLNNPIKKGSNEKIYKTGDLGRYRNDGTVEFLGRVDHQVKVRGFRIELDEVEKTISEYDSVSVAVAMVEDNKRLIAYVVASEGVKIDDLKRTLKAKLPDYMVPTRIIQVDEFPILPNGKVDKVRLSLIQPSVEELDETTIELPATELEMKMASIWIEVLGLPSIGVHENFFDIGGDSILSIQVISKAKAENLVVSPNQLFEHQTISELTRYLEEKNIQKTKVFDKTEFKHLVPIRSSGTKPPLFCLHSGGTHFFYYNQFANHLNPDRPVYALQASGHEDELVLHKSVHEMAIDFIKEIKKVQPQGPYHFIAYCYNTAIGMEVTRLLSETNDRANLIIADTMADYLSLFAPSQTNVRTSALLKRLKANPIKTVDRFVRSKFILPLKEKYKTLTSSGSQKLIRILHNNHIKLYREYDWKPIANDIQVLLTEKPTTDFNTKVVASWRKMTNKEVVIIPVEGSHDKLFEDATIVKKTASSIDACMKEFESSRITG